In the Trichoderma atroviride chromosome 4, complete sequence genome, GTCAACGGATCCTTCGAATACCTAATTCCTGCGAACCAAGGCGATAAACTCTGCTTACCTGACGTTGCATTCACATTTGACTATTTGGTGGGAATAGGCCGATAGCCATAGTACGATAGTCCCATCTTACGTCAATCTTGAGAACATGCCATCGTCCTACTTTGCAAGATATAATTCAAAAGAAACGAGAATTATTTGACCACGAAAATGAAGTTCAAGCAATATCACAGAAAACGTGATTTTGGTCATTACGTTCATATTTCTTGCGTATACTCTAAAAGGATAGACTCCTCAGTCGTTTTATAAGCTCCGCTCAGCACGACAAAAAAAACTCGATTCCTGATGCAAGTCTaacaagttttttttttttttcagttcCCGTATATAGCCAACCCTTTCAGCATGCCGTAAAAGCATAACATACCAAAAAAAGTGGCGGATGAGCAGGACAGCTCCAAAGTTATCGCCATTATCTATAGTTAGAGAATGCAAACCAGTCCATATAGCCCATCTCCAGCCGGTAGCCTGCAGAAGTGCTCCCTTCAAGCGCTGCAATGGAAGTCGAGAACAGCATCTCAGAGTTTCCAGGCGCCCCTATTTAATCCCATCCGCATTTATTCCTGCTCTCCATTTTACCAAATCcagtgaaaaaaaaaaaaaggagggggtGAAAATGaatatgaaaaaaaagtgaaaaaaaaaaagtattggTTTCAATCCACACTCTGCAAATCGTTCGTACATCATGACCCATTCCCATAAAGTGTAGTCGTTAGTGACCGGTCCAGAATTCTCTCTGCTAACTTTGGCTCGCTCTGCATGCTTTCGTTTGATCATTCCAATAAGCAAGGTATTAACATGTATAAATTTGAGGTCATCAAATTCGCCAAGTTATAGCGTCATGCTTCAGCACACGTATCGCTCTTACTAtagctcttcctcttcttctatttttatttcgGGCTTCACCAAAGCTGGCGATTCTTTGGTAGGAGACTCAGCACCACTTGAAGTAACTGTTCCCAGAGCTGAACTCAAGCTTTGAGTAGTAGAGAATCTATCTCCAGTAGTATTGGTCTGATCAACGCTTGGTCGTGCCTTTTTGAGCGGGCTGCCAACCATTGCCGCAGCAAGAGAGTCAAAATTGGCCTGCAGGCTTGAGCTTGCACTTGGTGCTGATCCGCCTGACAATCCTGGATCGGCCGGTGAATCGGTTCGTTGCGATGTTTCTGGGGTAGAATTTGCGTCTGGTTCGGCCGAGTGTGCCCTCTTAAGCTATATGAGAATTGATGTTAGCGTTCGAGCTCCATATGGATTCGGAAAGGGTCAAGTTGAATCATACGTGTATACGGTTAACGCCATCTGCTAATTCGCCTTGGAATTTGGCATCTTCTGGAGCTAGCTTGGAGCTAGTTTCCTTGTCGGCTACTTCCTCCATCTTGCCAATGAGTTCAttttcgtcatcgtcatcgtcgctgtCATCAGCAACATTGccgttgctcttcttcctagCCTTTCGTCGTCGTGCCTCTTCGGCTTCCTGGTCTCGGAACGCAGAAAATCCGACTGTGCCACCGGCCTTGAGAGGTCCTAGGTTAGAAAAGTCTATCTGACCTGAGCGTCGTTTGGCCGCGAGAGCTGTTGTCTGTGAGTTCTTGGCTGACTGGAGGACGCCAATCTTTTGCAGTTGTCCTATTTCGGTATTAGCCAGAGAAATTGGGAGAAAGAGGAGCGCATGTAAGCAGGTGATCGAACTCACTTTCGCCACGGTAAAAGAATGTAAAAGTAGCATAAGGCTTGTCTGGGCCATCAATTCCAGTAACTGTTTGGGTGCTGATGGTCTTGGGATCGAGCGTCTTGGGTTTAGCGAAACTCGTAGTGTGCTCAACATCTGCGTCGATTCCGTTGCCATTCTCATATtcgtcatctccatcgtGTGCATCAAACTGAGGAGAGTActctcccttttttatttctcctGAGGCTAGAACGCGGAACATGGCTACCTTGATCTGGCCTGTTGCCTCCGGAggttcatcatcgtcgtcagaCCAAGAATCGGAGTCGTCATACACGGGCTCGATTGGCGAGCTTTCGTCGCCATATCGCAGAGTGCCCTTTCGCGCATCTGAATCCATGCTGGAGTTGCCTTCCAGGGTCGCTGCCTGTCGCCGCCTCCGTCTTTCAAACTTCTGACGCCGCCTCTCAAGCTTTTCTGCAGCATCGTGGCCCTTGAGATCTAAGCCGTTAAGCCAGCGCTCGAGGCCAACCTCGCGGAAGAGGAATTCACGCTCGGCCAAGCCGCCGCCTTCAGCATCAGGGACTTGGACCCATCGACTATTGACCCAAGTCTCCTCGCCAGGGCGCAGTAAAGTGGCCACCTCCTCCTTGCCCCTCCCATCGAAATAAATATAGGCGGCAATCGTTTCGTTTTCAGAGTTTGTCAAGGGCACGTAGGGAGCCACAGCTCCAGGCTTGCCTCGTTCATTCTGGGAGCCAGGGTGGAGACCTCCAACGAATTGTGGCTTCGGGTACGGGTTGGCCTCGGACGGCTTTGGGGCCGAGTACGGGATGGGAAGGCCGGGCGTCAACAGCGTGATCGAGATGGCAAACTTGGCGGGCTCCGGCTTGTTGCCTGGGTTGAGGGTCGGCTGCGGCACGGGAATGTACGTGCTAATGCGAGACAGCCTCGACTGCTTCTGTATGCCGTACTCGGGTAACGGAGCGGAGTTGGCATGGATGCTAACCGCAATACCCTTGAAGCAGGGCATCGTAACGGGAACGAGGCGGTTTGCGAGAGGGAAATTGTCGCTCGAGGGTGGGATTTTGGGAGATTTGGGCTGTTTAAGAGCTGGTGGGCGTTGGGAGACGAGGGAGGCGTCGACTGTTTGGCCAAGAGAGGGCGGTGGGGGGGAAACTGATCAAGCTTGGCGATTAGAGCTCCGATTCACCAGCTAGCCATCCATGTGACGAGCAAAAAGCGTCGGGTGAGGGCGAGTGCTGCGCACCGGAAGCAAGAATGGGGGACGACCAAAAAGACACGGGCGATGAGTTGACTTTGCGTTCACCAAAATAATCACAAAAGAAGCACGGCCATGGCTTGCTGCGAATAAGCACCCGAGGACGGCCTCGTCAGTGAATGGTTGGAAGGGGGGGCTATTTGGGGGGGTCTAATCCCGCCCGCATCAGCGGATCATCTCTTAGTCCGATCGGGACCTGCTGGGTACAAATTCCAGCCCGCCTGTTCTAGAGTGCTTGGGCGCCAGCTGCAGTGCTGTCACGGCCGCCTCATGCATGAATGCCACAAGCCAGCTGGTTTTCACCGCAAGAATGGAGCGCATGCGCTGGCACTGACTCGCAGCTGCGCTTTGGCTGTGCCCTAATTCGGCCGTGCTGGCAAGGGTTATTGGTATTTGCCGCCAGGAAAGCTGTTCCGTGTCTCTGGCTGGCAGCCGTTGGATCATGCGGcctggcggcgctgcagcaataGCGCCTACCGGTCAAGGGTCTCAGGGCCTTGGGGCTCTGGGGGGGGCAGAAAGGTGGCATTCGCTATTGCGGATCATGCCGCCCAATGAATTTGAACCCAGAGCCCAAATGAGGCCCTACTCTGGCGCTCATTGATTGAAAGTAAGGTAGCTAGTAGGCCTGGCAGCTTTATTAACTTAGACGGCGATCAAGACGTTTCAAGAGAAGAGCAGTTGGCAATAGTAGGTAATACCCAACAACTGGAAGGCGTCTGAGTGGGCGCTATTACAGGGTCATCCATTCATATGGGTGTTAATGAAGATCAATTGataaacaaagaaaacacGTCTACCGCTAACAAAAGTTGGTTAATTCATTGGGGTATCTGGTAAATATTGCAATACCACTCAACTACATGCTCAGTCTACTGCTCCAAGCGCGATTGCGATTTCCTCCTGCGAACACTGCTGCTCCCTTCTCCACTGTAGCTGGTACCAATACCCGAGTCTCGAGGCGattcaacatcttcttcatcatcagcttcttcgccggCAACAGGTATCTCATAAAGAGGCTGTTTAtgctcttcctcgtctttgaTGTCTGGTTCGTGCTTCAAGGCAGGCTGCTTTCCGTAAGTAGGGAACTGGTGCGGATGATCTGATCCACCATCATTGTCATCATTCTCGTCAGAGTCTTCCGGGTCTGTCGCTTCTTCTGTTGTCGACTGGCGCTGACTTTTTCGAGTCTTGTATTCCAGTTTGTTCGACGAAGAAGATCCCATCAAAGCGCCAAAGATGGCCCAAGCAACGCTCATAAAGGCAAGTTCGCAGACCCAGAATACCATCGTAAACGTCATAAAAGTCAAAAGGCGGTAGTGAAACATGAGCCATCGGAGGCCGCTAAGCTGCGCCGTCATCGTAAGTGAAGCGCTGTAAATCTGAATCTCCTGCCCTGCCTCAATCTCCACATACGCCGACAAGGGAATGGAAGAATCCGTCGGGAAAGCGACTCGCTCGGCTACTGGTATTTTCATCATGCAAGTCTGCGCCGTTGGGAATATCAGGTGGTAGAGTAAGAACAGAACGCGCGATGCCAAAGAAACCACGGGGTCGATGTAAGGAAGCAAGGCCGGCCTTCGTGAGTGGAAAAGCACATCGTTCTGCTCGAAACTCGGTTCACGATTGGCGAATTTCCGCGCATCTTCAGCTAATGCGTAGCCATTCTCGGAGCCCAGCAGATATAGGCTGACCATAAAGTTCCCTCGTTCGACATTGGGAGGCGATCGCGGCATTGAAAGGGTAACGGAGATGTCGTAGTCTTGCTGCggcttcagcagcggcacgGTCAGCGCCGTAAGGCCATATGGATTAAGACCCGTCCTATACAGGCCAAGAATCAGCAAATGATGCGCCCGTCGTCACTATACCATCGCAACTACAACTATACGCACCCATATTGCAGATGAACTGGCGTAGTGACAAACTGGTCAGGCACAAAgttctggaagaagagcacagAGGCAATCGCAGCCAGACCAAGCAGTGTCACCGCTCCAGAAACGAGCAACGCGATATTGACAGCGGCCCTCTGGACGGGCTTCGAGGTGATAACACGCGCAGTCTCCTGGAATGTTTCCTGGCGTACATGACTAGCGTCAGCTCAAGGAGCTTCAAGATGCAGACCAAATAGCGAAGCAGATTGCGATTACCATGGCAGAAAAGTCGAGCAGATTAAATCATTCCATAGACGTTTGGGATATCCTTTCAGTCAGGAGACAAAAACTGCAAAGCACATGAAACGTCGAGGGGATGTGCGAAACACAGCGAGGCACTTGCAATTTGAAGTTTTGGGACCTGCATTTGTTGATTTAGGTATTGACATGAGAGCATGTGATCAACATGACGTCTTAGCCgatggtggcggcagcaaaggGTACTATAAAGGTACTTTCTCCTGACGCTAGGGCGGCTACATTCTGTGCAGAAAATACCGCGGAATAGATGTACTGCGCTTGTAGTTTCAGCTAATTACCACATTTAGCAGGCCTACCCATATCAATTAAGTGCTGGACTTGGTATCACGACAACGCCAAGTTTCCAGCAGACTACATATAGACTAACATttccaaaagaagaggaaacagTAGGGGGCATACACAATCTCACGCATCTCCAGGAGGATTGAGCGGAAAGGAAAGGACAGGATTTATTAACAAAGAGCACCCATATAAGGATCGCACCACTATAATCGAATGAAACCAAGCATAAACAGTAAGTCTGAGTGTCCTTGCAAAAACCGCAAAAAAACATCATCAAGATCATATACATTCAAACCAGCCATAAACAGATTCGTCGTGTTTATCATTCAGAAAAAATAAAGGGGGTTGGAGCGAAGGGGAATaagaatgaaagaagaagaagaaaagcggCATCACACAGCAATAGAATAGCTCCTTATTCGTTGCCCATTTAACAAGGCTGGAGGTAGTTGCTTGGGACCAGCCCAATTTGGCCATTTCCGCTGTGGACTTCTGCTTCCCAccatccatcatcttggtGACGATAGACGGCAAGGTAGTCGCCTTTAGCGAAGCCAAGTTCCTCAGGGATAGCAGcttgatacatgtacaccGCGCGCGCTATCACATATGTCAGTCAATCTATTGCTAGAGATTCGTGGGCATATAttaggaaaagagagaaacaacTTACCCATATGTAAAATTGGTCGTCCATCTCGCGAATATTGTCTGGACGGGTCAGCCACGCTTTTGCTGCGCTGATGGCCTCCATCATAAAGGCCCATGGCTCGCGACCCTGGCCGACTAGAGGCCCGGCTTCTGGTAGAGCCATAACGATCATCGCCGCCACCGGGAGAAGCTAACTGCATCGCCATTTCAGAGCCGCTATAGCTACTTCCCGGACGGCTCTGTGAATAGTTGTTATAGTCCCCTCTGTAGGGATTTGGTGAAGCCCCCCTGGTTGAGCCCCTAGTGGACCCATGAGGAGATGCCCCGCGGTAGTATCCTTGATCTGGACCACGGTTCACACTGGTCGAAGAATTGTTTCGCTGATGGTAAGggtttggcgatgccgagtGTCTAGGATCATTGCTCATTTGCCGGTGAGGCTGGGGAGATGCGccacgagcagcagctggagaggcCGAGCGATCGTTGCCTCGCGTACCAGGTCGTGAAATAGGAGAGGGAGCGTTGCTCGCAGACCCTCTACGGCCGTCATCGCCGTAAACACTTCGTGTCTGGTTCGCCACCTTTTGGGAAGCTTGCTTCATAGCCCTGGATGTGACGGCTGGAGGCGGCACTCCCAGCCTCGTCACCTGGGTTTGAGCTTGATACGAAGGCGGAGGTGTGCCGCGCGTGGCGGCAGCTGCATCATGGCTACCAGGAGCCGGGAATGCTCTTGTCATCGCTGCCTCTGTGTTTGGAACAGGAGTAGAGATGCCATGATAGTGGTCGGCCGACATTCTCACCGAAGCTTGCTTGCCTACGTTGACATTCTTGAGctcggccaaggctgctgcaatgGGATCCGCCGGCTCAGCCTTCTGGGGCACCTGTTGGGGTTTCTGTCGGCTGGTATCAGGGGTCGTAACGGGGAGCACGTTCTGTCCCACACCAAGAGCCAGGCTTGCATTAGCATCAATTGGCTCTGGGCTAGCAGTCCGTTCTTTCAGCAAATTCCTAGTCTGCGGTTCGCTATTTCCGTAGGGCTGAGGTCGGCGGACGGGGCTTGTCGATGTCTGAGATTGAGACGGGTGCCAAGTGTTTCTGTTGCTAGGTGCAccaccagcggcggcagcagcttgcagaTCCTTGGTGCTCTTGCGTCTAAAGGGGCTGTGGTTCTGGAAGAAACCACTTCGTTTCTTGAGTGCTTGTTTATCAGGGCTTGACGAGAGCGGCGACGAGAGCGGCGGATCTTGCTTGGAAGGGGACATTTTGCCGCTTTGAGGTTCCTGGCTGGAAGCCGACGTAGGATCCGAATATTCGC is a window encoding:
- a CDS encoding uncharacterized protein (EggNog:ENOG41), whose translation is MPCFKGIAVSIHANSAPLPEYGIQKQSRLSRISTYIPVPQPTLNPGNKPEPAKFAISITLLTPGLPIPYSAPKPSEANPYPKPQFVGGLHPGSQNERGKPGAVAPYVPLTNSENETIAAYIYFDGRGKEEVATLLRPGEETWVNSRWVQVPDAEGGGLAEREFLFREVGLERWLNGLDLKGHDAAEKLERRRQKFERRRRRQAATLEGNSSMDSDARKGTLRYGDESSPIEPVYDDSDSWSDDDDEPPEATGQIKVAMFRVLASGEIKKGEYSPQFDAHDGDDEYENGNGIDADVEHTTSFAKPKTLDPKTISTQTVTGIDGPDKPYATFTFFYRGERQLQKIGVLQSAKNSQTTALAAKRRSGQIDFSNLGPLKAGGTVGFSAFRDQEAEEARRRKARKKSNGNVADDSDDDDDENELIGKMEEVADKETSSKLAPEDAKFQGELADGVNRIHLKRAHSAEPDANSTPETSQRTDSPADPGLSGGSAPSASSSLQANFDSLAAAMVGSPLKKARPSVDQTNTTGDRFSTTQSLSSALGTVTSSGAESPTKESPALVKPEIKIEEEEEL
- a CDS encoding uncharacterized protein (TransMembrane:3 (i21-45o148-170i234-259o)), translating into METFQETARVITSKPVQRAAVNIALLVSGAVTLLGLAAIASVLFFQNFVPDQFVTTPVHLQYGTGLNPYGLTALTVPLLKPQQDYDISVTLSMPRSPPNVERGNFMVSLYLLGSENGYALAEDARKFANREPSFEQNDVLFHSRRPALLPYIDPVVSLASRVLFLLYHLIFPTAQTCMMKIPVAERVAFPTDSSIPLSAYVEIEAGQEIQIYSASLTMTAQLSGLRWLMFHYRLLTFMTFTMVFWVCELAFMSVAWAIFGALMGSSSSNKLEYKTRKSQRQSTTEEATDPEDSDENDDNDGGSDHPHQFPTYGKQPALKHEPDIKDEEEHKQPLYEIPVAGEEADDEEDVESPRDSGIGTSYSGEGSSSVRRRKSQSRLEQ
- a CDS encoding uncharacterized protein (TransMembrane:2 (o56-78i142-167o)), with protein sequence MPRSPPNVERGNFMVSLYLLGSENGYALAEDARKFANREPSFEQNDVLFHSRRPALLPYIDPVVSLASRVLFLLYHLIFPTAQTCMMKIPVAERVAFPTDSSIPLSAYVEIEAGQEIQIYSASLTMTAQLSGLRWLMFHYRLLTFMTFTMVFWVCELAFMSVAWAIFGALMGSSSSNKLEYKTRKSQRQSTTEEATDPEDSDENDDNDGGSDHPHQFPTYGKQPALKHEPDIKDEEEHKQPLYEIPVAGEEADDEEDVESPRDSGIGTSYSGEGSSSVRRRKSQSRLEQ